In one Nicotiana tomentosiformis chromosome 6, ASM39032v3, whole genome shotgun sequence genomic region, the following are encoded:
- the LOC138893765 gene encoding secreted RxLR effector protein 161-like, with protein sequence MEDYKEIDTPIATGTKLDIDELGSSVDQTLYRGMIEPLLYLTASRPNIIFSVGLCARFQENPRESQLTDVKRILRYLEGTTDPCLWYPKSSNFNLVGYADADYVGFLVDRKRTSGTNLENRFVLVGSIAGVETIEFGGIGGKNKKEKEKESKGVRSAVRG encoded by the exons ATGGAAGATtacaaagaaattgacactcctattgcaacaggTACAAAGTTAGATATAGATGAActtggttcatctgttgatcagacgttgtataggggaatgattgaaccattgttgtatctcactgctagtagacctaacattattttcagtgtaggcctttgtgcaagatttcaggaaAATCCAAGGGAGTCTCAATTGACTGatgtcaagagaattttgagatatctagaAGGCACCACTGATCcctgtctatggtatccaaaaagtagtaatttcaatctagtgggatatgctgatgctgattatgtagGTTTTCTAGTGGATAGAAAGAGGACCTCAG GtacaaatttggagaataggtttgtaCTAGTAGGTTCTATAGCAGGTGTTGAAACTATAGAGTTTGGaggaattggtggtaaaaataaaaaggaaaaagaaaaggagagcaagggtgttcgaagtgctgtgaggggatag